A window from Felis catus isolate Fca126 chromosome B1, F.catus_Fca126_mat1.0, whole genome shotgun sequence encodes these proteins:
- the POLR3D gene encoding DNA-directed RNA polymerase III subunit RPC4 yields the protein MSQGNAAGEPSGPGGPRPLLSGARGLIGRRPAPPLTPGRLPSIRSRDLTLGGVKKKTFTPNIISRKIKEEPKEEVTIKKEKRDRDRDRQREGHGRGRGRPEVIQSHSIFEQGPAEMMKKKGNWDKTVDVSDMGPSHIINIKKEKRETDEETKQILRMLEKDDFIDDPGLRNDTRNMPVQLPLAHSGWLFKEENEEPDVKPWLGGPKEEDMEVDVPAVRVKEEPRDEEEEAKMKVPPRTARKTPSLPKDVSVAELLRELSLTQDEELLFLQLPDTLPGQPPTQDIKPIKTEVQSEDGQMVVIKQEKDREARLAENACTLADLTEGQVGKLLIRKSGKVQLLLGKVTLDVTMGTTCSFLQELVSVGLGDSRTGEMTVLGHIKHKLVCSPDFESLLDHKHR from the exons ATGTCGCAAGGAAACGCCGCAGGCGAGCCGAGTGGTCCGGGAGGGCCCCGACCCCTCCTCTCTGGGGCCCGGGGGCTTATCGGGCGGAGGCCGGCCCCTCCACTTACCCCAGGTCGTCTTCCCTCCATCCGCTCCAGGGACCTCACCCTCGGAGGAGTTAAGAAG AAAACCTTCACCCCAAATATCATCAGTCGGAAAATCAAGGAAGA gCCCAAGGAAGAAGTAACCATCAAGAAGGAGAAGCGTGACAGGGATAGAGACCGGCAGCGAGAGGGGCATGGACGGGGGCGGGGCCGCCCAGAAGTGATCCAGTCCCACTCCATCTTTGAGCAGGGCCCAGctgaaatgatgaagaaaaagg GGAACTGGGATAAGACAGTGGATGTGTCAGACATGGGGCCCTCTCATATCATCAAcatcaaaaaagagaagagggagacagatgaagAAACGAAACAGATCCTGCGCATGCTGGAGAAGGATGAT TTCATCGATGACCCTGGGCTGAGGAATGACACTCGAAACATGCCTGTTCAGCTGCCGCTGGCTCACTCAGGATGGCTTTTCAAGGAAGAGAATGAAGAACCAGATGTTAAGCCTTGGCTGGGTGGCCCCAAGGAAGAGGACATGGAGGTGGATGTACCTGCTGTGAGAG TGAAAGAGGAGCCCcgggatgaggaggaggaggccaagATGAAGGTTCCTCCCAGAACAGCCAGAAAGACCCCAAGCCTTCCAAAGGACGTATCTGTGGCAGAGCTGCTCAGGGAGCTGAGCCTCACCCAGGATGAAGAGTTGCTGTTTCTTCAGCTGCCAGACACACTCCCTGGTCAGCCGCCTACCCAGGACATCAAGCCTATCAAGACCGAAGTGCAGAGCGAGGATGGACAGATGGTGGTTATAAAGCAGGAGAAAGACCGG GAAGCCAGGCTGGCAGAGAATGCTTGTACCCTGGCTGACCTGACAGAGGGTCAGGTTGGCAAGCTGCTCATCCGCAAGTCAGGGAAGGTGCAGCTCCTCCTGGGCAAGGTGACTCTAGATGTAACGATGGGAACCACCTGCTCCTTTCTGCAG GAGCTGGTGTCCGTGGGCCTTGGAGACAGTAGGACGGGTGAGATGACAGTCCTGGGACACATAAAGCACAAACTTGTATGTTCCCCCGATTTTGAGTCCCTCTTGGATCACAAACACCGGTAA